One window from the genome of Saimiri boliviensis isolate mSaiBol1 chromosome 2, mSaiBol1.pri, whole genome shotgun sequence encodes:
- the NKX2-8 gene encoding homeobox protein Nkx-2.8 has protein sequence MATSGRQSFTVRSLLDLPEQDAQHMPRREPEPRVPQPDPCAAWLDSEHGHYPSSDESSLETSPPASSQRPSARPASPGSDAEKRKKRRVLFSKAQTLELERRFRQQRYLSAPEREQLASLLRLTPTQVKIWFQNHRYKLKRARAPGAAEASDLAASPELHAAPGLLRRVVVPVLVRDGQLCGGGGEAGTSAAQDKCGVPLAAACPLPAYPAFGPGSALGLFPAYQHLAPPALVSWNW, from the exons ATGGCCACCTCTGGACGCCAGAGCTTCACTGTGCGCAGCCTTCTAGATTTACCCGAGCAGGACGCACAGCACATGCCGAGGCGGGAGCCAGAACCACGCGTCCCCCAGCCCGACCCCTGCGCCGCCTGGCTGGATTCGGAGCATGGCCACTACCCTT CCTCAGACGAGAGCAGCCTGGAGACCAGCCCGCCAGCCTCGTCGCAGCGGCCGTCCGCTAGGCCAGCGTCTCCGGGTTCGGACGCGGAGAAAAGGAAGAAGCGGCGGGTGCTGTTCTCCAAGGCGCAGACGCTGGAGTTGGAGCGGCGCTTCCGGCAGCAGCGGTACCTGTCGGCGCCCGAGCGCGAGCAGCTGGCTAGCCTGCTGCGCCTCACGCCCACGCAGGTCAAGATCTGGTTCCAGAACCATCGCTACAAGCTGAAGCGCGCGCGCGCGCCGGGGGCCGCAGAGGCGTCCGACCTGGCAGCGTCCCCCGAGCTGCacgccgcgcccggcctgctgcGTCGCGTGGTGGTGCCGGTGCTTGTTCGCGACGGGCAGCtgtgcggcggcggcggcgaggcGGGAACGTCCGCGGCCCAGGACAAGTGCGGCGTCCCTCTGGCAGCCGCCTGTCCTCTACCGGCCTACCCCGCCTTCGGCCCCGGCTCTGCGCTTGGCCTCTTCCCTGCCTACCAACACTTAGCGCCCCCCGCCCTGGTCTCCTGGAACTGGTGA